A window from Tenacibaculum singaporense encodes these proteins:
- a CDS encoding MBL fold metallo-hydrolase — MNKYCILFIALLILSCTGNTSSKKTSKTNTPTKQSKSNTAIVILGTIQDAGSPQIACKKECCANLFKNPDKKRQVTSLGVIDKQHHKTYLFEATPDIATQMKTLTKLEDGSDKEIADGIFLTHAHIGHYTGLMYLGKEAMDADNTPVYTMPRMKEFLSENGPWNQLITRKNIALYPIKNEKTIELTKNIKVTPLMVPHRDEYSETVGYRITGPNKSALFIPDIDKWEKWDKNIIDEIKKVDYAFLDATFYSGKEINSRDISQIPHPFIIESLEKFKDLSKQEKNKIIFIHFNHTNPVINPTSEESEFVKSQGYRIAEIETVFDL; from the coding sequence AATAAATACTGTATTCTTTTCATTGCTCTCCTTATCCTTTCATGTACTGGTAATACATCTTCAAAGAAAACATCAAAAACAAACACCCCTACAAAACAAAGTAAGAGCAATACCGCTATTGTTATTTTAGGAACTATTCAAGATGCAGGCTCTCCACAAATTGCATGTAAAAAAGAGTGTTGTGCTAACCTTTTTAAGAATCCTGATAAAAAAAGACAGGTAACCTCATTAGGAGTAATTGACAAGCAACACCATAAAACTTATTTGTTTGAAGCAACTCCTGATATTGCAACACAAATGAAAACACTTACCAAACTAGAAGATGGTAGTGACAAAGAAATTGCAGATGGAATCTTTTTAACACATGCTCATATAGGACACTACACTGGTTTAATGTATTTAGGTAAAGAAGCTATGGATGCTGACAATACACCTGTATATACAATGCCTAGAATGAAAGAGTTCTTATCTGAAAATGGACCTTGGAATCAATTAATCACACGAAAAAACATAGCGCTCTATCCAATAAAAAATGAAAAAACAATTGAACTAACCAAAAACATTAAGGTTACTCCACTTATGGTTCCTCATAGAGACGAATATTCAGAAACCGTGGGCTATCGCATAACTGGTCCTAATAAAAGTGCTTTGTTTATTCCTGATATTGACAAATGGGAAAAATGGGACAAAAACATTATTGATGAAATTAAAAAAGTAGACTATGCTTTTTTAGATGCTACTTTTTATAGTGGAAAAGAAATAAACAGTAGAGATATTAGCCAAATACCACATCCTTTTATTATTGAAAGCTTAGAAAAATTTAAAGATTTAAGTAAACAAGAAAAGAACAAAATTATCTTTATTCACTTCAACCATACAAACCCTGTTATAAACCCAACTAGTGAAGAAAGTGAGTTTGTAAAATCACAAGGGTATAGAATTGCAGAAATTGAAACCGTTTTTGATTTATAG
- a CDS encoding helix-turn-helix domain-containing protein: MTLTIKNMVCNRCILVIQNELDKLGIRVKNIKLGEVILEKELTSDEKESLDKILLDLGFEIIDDKKSRIIEKIKNLIINLVHHQDSETKINLSELLSNELHHDYNYLSNLFSEVEGTTIEKYFIAQKIEKVKELLVYDELSLSEIAFRLHYSSVAYLSNQFKKVTGLTPSHFKKIRKDRRKPLDEV, encoded by the coding sequence ATGACGCTCACTATTAAAAATATGGTTTGCAATCGCTGTATCCTAGTCATTCAAAATGAATTAGATAAATTAGGTATTCGCGTAAAAAACATTAAATTAGGTGAGGTTATACTAGAAAAAGAACTTACTTCAGATGAAAAAGAAAGTCTGGACAAGATTTTACTTGATTTAGGCTTCGAGATTATTGATGATAAAAAAAGTCGCATTATTGAAAAGATAAAAAACTTAATCATCAATTTGGTACACCATCAAGACAGTGAAACAAAAATCAATCTATCTGAACTATTAAGCAACGAACTACATCACGATTATAATTACTTATCCAATCTTTTTTCTGAAGTAGAAGGTACTACTATTGAAAAGTATTTTATTGCTCAAAAAATAGAAAAGGTAAAAGAGTTACTCGTTTACGATGAATTATCCTTAAGTGAAATTGCCTTTCGTTTACACTATTCAAGCGTAGCATATTTAAGCAATCAGTTTAAAAAAGTTACAGGATTAACGCCAAGTCACTTTAAAAAAATCCGTAAAGACAGAAGAAAACCATTAGACGAGGTGTAA